In Pyxidicoccus xibeiensis, the following proteins share a genomic window:
- a CDS encoding ABC transporter permease encodes MAFLFQELRLAVRSLFREKAFTAVIVTTLALSIGATTAVFSTVYQVLWRPLPYPEASQLYRLFQTTTPGAGAGPHKEWARVSLPVWNAWREGARSFSRIEGFHGGKQLLTGTESDERLMVGRASTGLLPMLGVRPMLGRLWAADLEVPGRDREAVISQSLWQRQFGAAPGVLGRSLVLNDQVHTVVGVLPADFQFEPEVEVWKPLSLDAATEQQSALRVVGRLQPGFPPEQARAELTQLALGAEPVAGEKRTGATLESLHGLWVEQSRTQLQVVTGVAALLLLLGCANLTNLLLARGSARAHEMAVRIALGASRAQLVRLVLVESLVRALLGGALGLLVALWGREWLSTLVPPQLMSGPGVEPFVLVTATLTSVATAALVGVLPALHASRGRGQAALAPMARGTRATSMGLTRSMLVIVQLSLAMVPLVGAGLMLRTVWRLQHVPLGFEPRGVTVAEVFVPLEKYAGEEASAAVTRSLIARLEALSGVSAAGLTTALPFSGSNYRQTTGFHVVGRPDATESKAQAGYVSVTDGYFKALGIPLKEGRYPGALDTADSPRVVVVTEAFARRHLPGRSAVGARLQLDLPWKSPGAHEVVGVVGDVPMERLTVVPSGDVYVPLSQEPAHTLSLVVRSELPTGQLTPLLYQELRAADPYLRMLKVRPMEGLVEDSYAHARVVSGLLGAFAVLAMVLASVGLYGILAFWVAQRTRELGIRSALGATPSSLLRMVIGQGLRLTGVGLVVGLVGAVLMARALSAMLYGVSAYDPLVFLGAPSVLVFIALVASWLPAASAMRVAPNEALKRDT; translated from the coding sequence ATGGCCTTCCTCTTCCAGGAGCTCCGGCTCGCTGTCCGCTCCCTGTTTCGCGAGAAGGCGTTCACCGCCGTCATCGTGACGACGCTGGCGCTGTCGATTGGCGCGACCACCGCGGTGTTCAGCACCGTCTACCAGGTGCTGTGGCGGCCCCTGCCGTACCCGGAGGCCTCCCAGCTCTACCGCCTCTTCCAGACCACCACCCCCGGCGCGGGCGCGGGCCCCCACAAGGAATGGGCCCGGGTGAGCCTGCCGGTGTGGAATGCCTGGCGCGAGGGCGCGCGGAGCTTCTCCCGCATCGAGGGCTTCCACGGTGGGAAGCAGCTGCTCACCGGGACGGAGTCCGATGAGCGGCTGATGGTGGGACGGGCCTCCACCGGGCTGCTGCCCATGCTCGGGGTGCGGCCCATGCTGGGGCGTCTGTGGGCGGCGGACCTCGAGGTCCCCGGCAGGGACCGCGAGGCCGTCATCTCCCAGTCCCTGTGGCAGCGGCAGTTCGGGGCGGCTCCCGGCGTCCTCGGGCGGAGCCTCGTGCTCAATGACCAGGTGCACACCGTGGTGGGCGTGCTTCCCGCGGACTTCCAGTTCGAGCCGGAGGTGGAGGTCTGGAAGCCGCTGTCGTTGGACGCCGCCACCGAGCAGCAGAGCGCGCTGCGCGTCGTCGGACGACTCCAGCCGGGTTTCCCTCCCGAGCAGGCACGCGCGGAGCTGACCCAACTCGCCCTGGGCGCGGAGCCCGTCGCGGGCGAGAAGCGCACCGGGGCCACGCTGGAGTCCCTGCATGGACTCTGGGTGGAGCAGTCCCGCACGCAGCTCCAGGTGGTGACGGGGGTGGCCGCCCTCCTGCTGCTGCTCGGGTGCGCCAACCTCACCAACCTCCTGCTCGCACGGGGGAGCGCGCGTGCGCACGAGATGGCGGTGCGCATCGCGCTCGGCGCGAGCCGGGCCCAACTGGTCCGGCTGGTGCTCGTGGAGAGCCTGGTCCGGGCGCTGCTCGGGGGCGCGCTCGGCCTGCTCGTCGCGCTCTGGGGGCGCGAGTGGCTGAGCACGCTCGTCCCGCCGCAGCTGATGTCCGGCCCCGGCGTCGAGCCCTTCGTCCTGGTGACGGCCACGCTGACCTCGGTGGCCACGGCGGCGCTGGTGGGCGTGCTGCCCGCGCTCCATGCTTCACGGGGCCGGGGACAGGCGGCGCTCGCCCCCATGGCGCGCGGCACGCGGGCCACGTCGATGGGCCTCACCCGGTCCATGCTCGTCATCGTCCAGCTCTCGCTGGCGATGGTGCCCCTGGTGGGCGCGGGGCTGATGCTCCGGACGGTGTGGCGGCTCCAGCATGTCCCGCTGGGCTTCGAGCCGCGCGGTGTCACCGTCGCAGAGGTGTTCGTTCCGCTGGAGAAGTACGCGGGAGAAGAGGCCTCCGCCGCCGTCACCCGCAGCCTCATCGCCCGGCTGGAGGCGCTTTCCGGAGTGAGCGCCGCGGGCCTGACGACCGCGCTTCCGTTCTCGGGGAGCAACTACCGGCAGACCACGGGCTTCCACGTGGTGGGCCGCCCGGACGCCACGGAGTCGAAGGCGCAGGCGGGGTACGTGTCCGTCACCGACGGCTACTTCAAGGCGCTCGGCATTCCGCTGAAGGAGGGCCGCTACCCGGGGGCGCTGGACACGGCCGACAGCCCGCGCGTGGTCGTCGTCACCGAGGCCTTCGCACGCCGCCATCTGCCGGGCCGGAGCGCCGTGGGAGCCCGTCTCCAGCTGGACCTGCCCTGGAAGTCGCCCGGAGCACACGAGGTCGTAGGCGTCGTCGGAGACGTGCCGATGGAGCGACTGACGGTGGTGCCCTCGGGAGACGTCTACGTGCCGCTGAGCCAGGAGCCTGCGCACACGTTGAGCCTCGTGGTGAGGTCCGAGCTTCCCACCGGGCAGCTCACGCCGCTGCTGTACCAGGAGCTGCGCGCGGCGGACCCCTACTTGCGGATGCTCAAGGTGCGCCCGATGGAGGGCCTCGTCGAGGACAGCTATGCCCACGCACGCGTGGTCAGCGGGCTGCTCGGCGCCTTCGCCGTGCTGGCGATGGTGCTGGCCTCCGTGGGGCTCTACGGCATCCTCGCGTTCTGGGTCGCCCAGCGCACCCGGGAGCTGGGCATCCGGAGCGCCCTGGGAGCAACACCTTCCAGCCTGCTGCGGATGGTCATCGGGCAGGGGCTGCGGCTGACGGGCGTCGGGCTCGTGGTGGGGCTGGTGGGAGCGGTGCTGATGGCGCGCGCCCTCTCGGCGATGCTCTATGGCGTCTCCGCGTACGACCCGCTCGTCTTCCTGGGCGCGCCCTCGGTGCTGGTGTTCATCGCGCTCGTCGCGAGCTGGCTCCCGGCGGCCTCCGCCATGCGGGTTGCTCCCAACGAGGCCCTCAAGCGCGACACCTGA